A portion of the Periophthalmus magnuspinnatus isolate fPerMag1 chromosome 2, fPerMag1.2.pri, whole genome shotgun sequence genome contains these proteins:
- the atp1b1b gene encoding sodium/potassium-transporting ATPase subunit beta-1b translates to MPKDKDDGGWKKFLWNSDTGELMGRTGGSWFKITLFYVIFYGCLAGIFVGTIQAMLLTLSSYKPTWQDRVAPPGLTHTPRSDKAELSFNLNDVESYLSYTKSLRDFLAKYDDEKQADPTKFEDCGDEPADYKHRGDLESDVGSRRACKFPRALLGPCSGIEDRNFGFTEGKPCIIVKLNRIVNYRPRPPASNESIPVDAQSKVQANVIPLYCTSKKEEDAGKVGEVKYHGIGGGFPLQYYPYYGKLLHPQYLQPLVALQFTNLTMNTEVRIECKVFGQNIYYNEKDRYQGRFEIKIQINNL, encoded by the exons ATGCCCAAAGACAAGGATGATGGCGGATGGAAGAAGTTTTTGTGGAATTCGGACACGGGAGAGCTCATGGGGCGCACGGGAGGCAGCTGGT ttaaaatcacattattctATGTTATCTTCTACGGATGCCTGGCTGGGATCTTCGTCGGGACTATCCAGGCCATGCTGCTGACTTTGAGCAGCTACAAGCCCACCTGGCAGGACCGTGTGGCCCCACCTG GGCTCACGCACACCCCGCGCTCAGACAAGGCCGAACTCTCTTTCAACTTGAACGACGTGGAGTCCTACCTGTCTTACACCAAATCTCTGAGGGATTTCCTGGCCAAATACGACGACGAAAAACAGGCTGACCCCACCAAGTTCGAGGACTGTGGAG ATGAACCGGCGGACTATAAGCACCGAGGGGACCTGGAGAGTGACGTGGGCAGCCGTAGGGCCTGCAAGTTCCCCCGCGCTCTGCTGGGACCCTGCTCCGGGATTGAGGACCGGAACTTCGGCTTCACCGAGGGCAAACCCTGCATTATCGTCAAGCTCAACAGGATCGTCAACTACAGGCCCAGA CCTCCTGCGAGTAATGAGAGCATCCCAGTAGACGCACAGTCCAAAGTGCAGGCCAATGTGATACCCCTGTACTGCACCAGCAAG AAAGAGGAAGACGCAGGTAAAGTGGGCGAGGTCAAATACCACGGCATTGGTGGTGGCTTCCCTCTGCAGTACTACCCCTACTACGGCAAGCTGCTCCACCCCCAGTACCTGCAGCCTCTGGTGGCCCTCCAGTTCACCAACCTCACCATGAACACGGAGGTGCGCATCGAGTGCAAGGTTTTCGGACAGAACATCTACTACAACGAAAAGGACCGCTACCAAGGCCGCTTCGAGATCAAGATCCAGATCAACAACCTATGA